The Panicum virgatum strain AP13 chromosome 5K, P.virgatum_v5, whole genome shotgun sequence genome has a window encoding:
- the LOC120705817 gene encoding gibberellin 3-beta-dioxygenase 2-like, whose translation MPTPSHLKNPLYFDFRAARRVPESHAWPGLHEHPVVDGGGAPGTPDAVPVVDLRESGAAAAAGVARAAELWGAFLLTGHGVPAELLARVEDRIARMFALPAADKMRAVRGPGDACGYGSPPISSFFSKCMWSEGYTFSPASLRADLRKLWPKAGDDYASFCDVMEEFHKEMRVLAGKLLELFLRALGLTDEEVAAVEEERRIGETMTATMHLNWYPRCPDPRRALGLIAHTDSGFFTFVLQSLVPGLQLFRHAPDRWVAVPAVPGAFVVNVGDLFQILTNGRFHSVYHRAVVNRDLDRISLGYFLGPPPHAKVAPLREAVPPGRTPAYRAVTWPEYMGVRKKAFTTGASALKMVAAAAAESDDADVHQPLVLSS comes from the exons ATGCCGACGCCGTCGCACCTCAAGAACCCGCTCTACTTCGACttccgcgcggcgcggcgcgtgccCGAGTCGCACGCCTGGCCGGGGCTGCACGAGCACCCCgtcgtggacggcggcggcgcgccggggacGCCGGACGCCGTGCCGGTGGTGGACCTGCGGGagtccggcgcggcggcggcggccggcgtggcgcgcgccgccgagctgtGGGGCGCGTTCCTGCTCACCGGGCACGGCGTCCCCGCGGAGCTCCTGGCGCGCGTCGAGGACCGGATCGCGCGCATGTTCGCGCTGCCGGCCGCCGACAAGATGCGCGCCGTGCGCGGGCCCGGCGACGCCTGCGGCTACGGCTCGCCGCccatctcctccttcttctccaaGTGCATGTGGTCCGAGGGCTACACCTTCtcgccggcctccctccgcGCCGACCTCCGCAAGCTCTGGCCCAAGGCCGGCGACGACTACGCCAGCTTCTG TGACGTGATGGAGGAGTTCCACAAGGAGATGCGCGTCCTGGCCGGCAAGCTGCTGGAGCTCTTCCTCAGGGCGCTCGGGCTCACCGACGAGGaggtcgccgccgtcgaggaggagcggcggatCGGCGAGACGATGACCGCCACCATGCACCTCAACTG GTATCCAAGGTGCCCGGACCCGCGGCGCGCGCTGGGGCTGATCGCGCACACGGACTCGGGCTTCTTCACCTTCGTGCTGCAGAGCCTCGTGCCGGGGCTGCAGCTGTTCCGGCACGCCCCGGACCGGTGGGTGGCGGTGCCGGCCGTGCCGGGCGCCTTCGTCGTCAACGTCGGCGACCTCTTCCAGATCCTCACCAACGGCCGCTTCCACAGCGTGTACCACCGCGCCGTCGTGAACCGGGACCTGGACCGGATATCGCTGGGCTACTTCctcggcccgccgccgcacgccaagGTGGCGCCGCTGCGGGAGGCCGTGCCGCCGGGCCGGACCCCCGCGTACCGCGCCGTAACGTGGCCCGAGTACATGGGCGTCCGCAAGAAGGCCTTcaccaccggcgcctccgcgctCAAgatggtcgccgccgccgccgccgaatccGACGACGCCGACGTCCACCAGCCGCTCGTCCTCTCGTCGTag